A section of the Phaseolus vulgaris cultivar G19833 chromosome 8, P. vulgaris v2.0, whole genome shotgun sequence genome encodes:
- the LOC137825067 gene encoding uncharacterized protein — MKSIISPMQSAMPSPTFLWRFKVTLFLIWGLICCKISWDSVMRMDANLRDLFLYEAFLYYNPLLLVTMMVWLWGVNLWVFLQSTVSYTKVFDLDQNHLTHKEIWKCSTWMTIIVPTSMTAYLYLYSHGEVSLAASQPVLLYIIVAVVLIFPFDIFYLSSRYFFLRTLLRIAFPLQPITFPDFFVADILTSMAKVFSDLERSVCRMVNRQVATIAWLEADSVCGSHSVAIPMVLVLPYIWRLLQCLRQYRDTKEKNCLFNALKYSTAVPVIFLSALKYHVLHEKWSTLYRPLWLLSSVINSLYSFYWDITRDWDLSGFSRIFKFNKSSVVSNMFYGRQWIYFWVIGTNFILRCSWTYKLSAHLRHNYLTVFAITLLEMWRRFQWIFFRVENEWNKISRSGVQLTEIPREEEKLLGSNIHDV; from the exons ATGAAGAGTATAATTTCACCTATGCAAAGTGCTATGCCATCTCCAACTTTTCTGTGGAGGTTCAAG gTGACACTCTTTCTTATATGGGGCCTTATTTGCTGCAAG ATTAGTTGGGATTCTGTCATGAGAATGGACGCAAATTTGAGAGATCTGTTTTTATATGAAGCATTTTTGTATTACAATCCTCTCCTTCTTGTG ACTATGATGGTTTGGCTTTGGGGAGTAAATTTGTGGGTATTTCTACAATCCACTGTAAGCTATACCAAGGTCTTTGATCTTGATCAAAACCACCTTACACACAAAGAGATATGGAAG TGTAGCACTTGGATGACAATCATTGTCCCTACTAGCATGACTGCTTACCTTTATCTCTATTCTCATGGGGAAGTATCGCTGGCTGCATCTCAACCA GTGCTTCTCTACATTATTGTTGCAGTAGTCTTGATCTTTCCCTTTGATATTTTCTATTTGTCCTCTCGATACTTCTTTTTGAGGACATTACTTCGGATAGCTTTCCCTTTGCAG CCAATTACGTTTCCAGACTTTTTCGTGGCTGATATTTTGACCTCCATGGCAAAG GTGTTTTCAGATTTAGAACGTTCAGTGTGCAGAATGGTAAACAGACAG GTTGCCACAATTGCTTGGCTTGAAGCTGATTCAGTTTGTGGTAGTCACTCAGTTGCGATACCAATGGTCCTTGTTCTTCCTTATATATGGCGTTTATTGCAATGTCTGCGCCAGTACAGAGAtaccaaagaaaaaaattgcCTCTTCAATG CTTTGAAATATTCAACAGCAGTTCCAGTCATTTTTCTTTCAGCCCTTAAATACCATGTTCTCCATGAGAAATGGTCAACTCTGTATCGGCCACTGTGGCTTCTCTCTAGTGTCATTAATTCCCTCTATTCATTTTACTGGGATATAACCAGAGATTGGGATTTAAG TGGATTTTCTCGCATATTCAAGTTCAACAAATCAAGTGTAGTCTCCAACATGTTCTATGGTCGACAATGG ATATACTTTTGGGTGATTGGAACCAACTTCATTCTGCGCTGCTCATGGACATACAAATTATCTGCTCATCTCCGCCATAACTACCTGACAGTGTTTGCTATCACTCTTCTGGAGATGTGGCGTCGCTTCCAGTGGATATTTTTCAGAGTTGAAAACGAGTGGAACAAGATCTCGCGATCTGGTGTTCAACTCACTGAAATTCCAAGAGAGGAGGAGAAATTGCTAGGTTCCAACATTCATGATGTATAG